The bacterium genomic interval CCCCGTGTCACCGCGTCTGGTTCTCCATTTCCTGACACTCCTGCCATCTCCAGCATCCCATCTCGTGATCGTTGACCATCCCCACCCCCTGCATGAAGGCGTAGCATATGGTGCTGCCGGCAAAGGTGAAGCCCCTCTTCTTCATCTCCCTGGCCATGGTGTCGCTCTCCGGTGACGTAGCCGGTATGTCCGACATCTTCTTTATCCGGTTCACAACGGGCCGACCGCCGACAAAGCCCCAGAGAAAGTCCGATAAGGACCCGAACTCCTCGATCACCTCCAGGGCGGCCAGGGCGTTCTTTCTTACAGAGTAGACCTTCAATCGGTTTCGGATAATAGACGTGTCAGTGAGGACCTCTTGCAGGTAGGCATCGGTCATCAGGGAACATTTTTTTATGTTGAAGTTGTGAAATAACTTTTTGTATCCGGTCCGCCTTTTAAGGATCGTAGCCCAGGAGAGCCCTGCCTGAGCCCCGCCCATAGAGAACATTTCGAAAAGCTTCCGATTCTCACGGACAGGGACACCCCACTCTTCGTCATGGTAGGCGATCATCTCATCGCTGGATCCTTCAGGCCAGGAGCATCGT includes:
- a CDS encoding DNA-3-methyladenine glycosylase I; amino-acid sequence: MESPLKKRCSWPEGSSDEMIAYHDEEWGVPVRENRKLFEMFSMGGAQAGLSWATILKRRTGYKKLFHNFNIKKCSLMTDAYLQEVLTDTSIIRNRLKVYSVRKNALAALEVIEEFGSLSDFLWGFVGGRPVVNRIKKMSDIPATSPESDTMAREMKKRGFTFAGSTICYAFMQGVGMVNDHEMGCWRWQECQEMENQTR